The following proteins are co-located in the Brevibacillus laterosporus DSM 25 genome:
- a CDS encoding YiiX/YebB-like N1pC/P60 family cysteine hydrolase: protein MGYRRFYSKFLFLIISCFILSSTSSLAFASNVENSNSKKITPTVVDSGYYYPGTNIAVRIGDVLVTNNTSSAGLTGHAGIVNDNYEVTSIAGYGYHPDNTSIEQWFREYPNEKVYRYNGGKRDAYNAGNWARLYVKNYKNATYGLTAKLSSFTQTYCSKIVWQAYYYGAGINFRHQNPTAAIGGYAPYDIYDTDELSRILKQGSW from the coding sequence ATGGGTTACAGAAGGTTCTATTCAAAGTTTTTGTTTTTAATTATTTCTTGTTTTATTCTATCTTCTACATCGTCCTTAGCATTTGCTTCAAATGTAGAGAATAGTAATAGTAAAAAAATAACTCCGACAGTAGTTGATTCAGGTTATTACTATCCAGGTACAAACATTGCAGTTCGAATTGGAGATGTTTTGGTAACTAATAATACAAGCTCAGCCGGTCTCACAGGTCACGCAGGAATAGTGAACGATAATTATGAAGTTACCTCAATTGCTGGATACGGATACCATCCTGATAACACTAGTATTGAACAATGGTTCCGTGAATATCCAAATGAAAAAGTATATCGTTATAATGGTGGCAAAAGAGATGCATATAATGCAGGAAACTGGGCGCGTCTCTATGTGAAGAACTATAAAAATGCTACTTATGGTTTAACAGCAAAATTATCTAGTTTTACTCAAACTTATTGTTCTAAAATAGTTTGGCAAGCATATTACTATGGTGCTGGTATCAATTTTAGGCATCAAAATCCAACTGCTGCTATAGGTGGATACGCTCCTTATGATATTTATGATACAGATGAGTTAAGTCGTATCTTGAAACAAGGTTCTTGGTAG
- a CDS encoding helix-turn-helix domain-containing protein, producing the protein MQALEYNYQEAQIELRQHLQDALDKKEWKQKNLILATGIDSVTLSQIMNNKRGLTLPQLDAITEALGLPKDNFYEYFIGECFNESGKLSPVKTADFFTSCINVERYDITKRIIELIKDDTDRRRLLDNTFKMAEHIFASDQRNYSLPLYDIVIANSTTRNERAAISYFRRFVIARDVDLTVSGYETLHQLQEYLPILPQEYKFEAYYKILTFYNVVEKWDRLLNYSKELKVLAIAERNDKYIAEALLHESFSYKETKDIDTALRITKEYATYGDYYKRISHLNELLILVEMGQLEFIDEILKLISPDLSKLFSFLPVAFESYLQNEMFQNIEVLLGIYAKEIEQLSCKTDKLNQKYKLRLFQVLSSYYFMREEKEKGFQYNLEALELALMFKNVERIRNIILMHYQYEPSEEHKEMFINIMARGNNQNEKNMGIITGDSFLIRLYRNEF; encoded by the coding sequence ATGCAAGCTTTGGAATACAATTATCAAGAGGCACAAATAGAACTACGTCAGCATTTGCAAGATGCACTTGATAAAAAGGAATGGAAACAAAAAAATTTGATTCTCGCCACCGGAATTGATTCAGTTACTTTGAGTCAAATAATGAACAACAAACGGGGATTGACATTACCTCAATTAGACGCTATTACAGAAGCTTTAGGATTACCGAAAGATAACTTCTATGAGTATTTTATTGGGGAATGCTTTAACGAATCAGGAAAATTGTCACCTGTTAAAACTGCTGATTTTTTCACAAGTTGTATCAACGTAGAACGATATGACATTACAAAGAGGATCATAGAATTGATCAAAGATGATACTGATAGAAGAAGGCTTCTTGATAACACCTTTAAGATGGCAGAACATATTTTTGCATCCGATCAAAGAAACTACAGTCTGCCCTTGTATGATATCGTAATCGCGAACAGTACAACACGTAATGAACGAGCAGCCATTTCTTATTTTAGGCGATTTGTAATAGCTAGAGATGTAGACCTTACTGTCTCTGGATATGAAACGTTGCATCAACTCCAAGAATACCTTCCTATACTTCCACAAGAATATAAATTTGAGGCTTATTATAAAATATTGACTTTCTATAATGTGGTAGAAAAATGGGATAGGTTGTTAAATTATTCAAAAGAATTAAAAGTATTAGCAATTGCGGAACGCAATGATAAATATATTGCAGAGGCTCTCCTTCATGAATCTTTTAGTTATAAAGAAACAAAAGATATTGATACCGCTTTGCGTATCACTAAAGAATACGCTACTTATGGTGACTACTATAAGAGAATCTCACATTTGAATGAGCTTCTGATTTTGGTAGAAATGGGCCAGCTAGAGTTTATTGACGAAATCTTAAAATTAATCTCCCCCGATCTATCAAAATTATTTTCGTTTTTACCTGTAGCATTTGAATCTTATCTTCAAAATGAAATGTTTCAAAACATTGAGGTACTATTGGGAATATACGCAAAAGAAATCGAGCAGTTATCTTGTAAGACAGATAAACTTAATCAAAAATATAAATTAAGGTTATTTCAGGTGTTATCCTCATATTATTTTATGAGGGAGGAAAAGGAGAAGGGATTCCAGTATAATTTGGAGGCCCTGGAATTAGCACTTATGTTTAAAAATGTAGAGCGAATCAGAAACATCATTCTCATGCATTATCAATACGAACCATCAGAAGAACACAAAGAAATGTTTATTAACATTATGGCAAGGGGGAATAATCAAAATGAAAAAAATATGGGTATTATCACTGGTGACTCTTTCCTTATTAGGCTTTATCGGAATGAGTTTTGA
- a CDS encoding helix-turn-helix domain-containing protein gives MASYLHRECLLQPVLNQIGMKQAELARQIGFSARMISHYATNPKPMSPEAM, from the coding sequence ATGGCATCTTACCTACATAGGGAATGCCTATTACAGCCCGTTCTGAATCAAATTGGTATGAAACAAGCTGAGTTAGCAAGACAAATAGGTTTTTCAGCTAGAATGATCTCGCATTATGCCACAAACCCAAAACCAATGTCTCCAGAGGCTATGTAA
- a CDS encoding fibronectin type III domain-containing protein yields MKNKFIVLASAITLAFSGQIASAEEATSSPSRVDTVDSSISIASQVLITYFMYWNAYDGASYYEVSLKDVSENTKPVKLEQIKERKFTLPVLKSNHDYSFWVAAYNSSGKKIAQGTKDFKMGKVYADKAEAVG; encoded by the coding sequence ATGAAAAATAAATTCATAGTTTTAGCTTCTGCAATTACATTAGCTTTTAGTGGTCAAATTGCTTCAGCAGAAGAAGCGACTTCTTCTCCGAGCCGAGTTGATACTGTTGATTCATCCATTTCTATTGCTTCTCAAGTTCTAATAACCTACTTTATGTATTGGAATGCATATGATGGAGCTAGTTACTATGAAGTGTCACTAAAAGATGTATCTGAAAATACGAAACCTGTAAAGCTCGAACAAATTAAAGAACGTAAATTCACTCTTCCAGTATTAAAGTCTAATCATGATTATTCATTCTGGGTTGCAGCATACAACAGCAGTGGTAAGAAAATTGCACAAGGTACAAAAGACTTTAAGATGGGAAAAGTATACGCTGATAAAGCTGAAGCAGTTGGTTAA
- a CDS encoding helix-turn-helix domain-containing protein, with protein MNEISVARKITEFRNRKGLTSKELAKLADITPSMLSQIEKGIANPSLQTLKLISVALNIPLFNFFLEDTNTEELVVRANQRKKISFPESGDVSYELLSPNLNGALELALMNLLPQTASSKEPIEHKGEEVAFVIEGVVNLYLNNEMLTLNKGDSVKIPSYGKHKWENVSSENVIVIFGVTPPSF; from the coding sequence ATGAATGAAATAAGTGTTGCTCGAAAAATTACTGAATTCAGGAATAGAAAAGGATTAACTAGTAAAGAATTAGCAAAATTAGCTGATATAACACCTTCAATGCTAAGCCAAATTGAAAAAGGCATCGCGAATCCATCTCTCCAGACTCTTAAACTAATTTCTGTAGCATTAAACATTCCTTTGTTTAATTTTTTCTTAGAAGATACAAATACTGAAGAATTGGTTGTAAGAGCTAATCAAAGAAAGAAAATCTCTTTCCCAGAAAGTGGGGATGTATCGTATGAATTATTATCCCCTAATTTAAATGGTGCTCTAGAGTTGGCCCTTATGAATTTATTACCTCAAACCGCATCTTCCAAAGAGCCGATAGAACATAAAGGTGAAGAAGTAGCGTTCGTTATAGAAGGAGTTGTTAATCTTTATTTAAACAACGAAATGTTGACCCTTAATAAAGGAGATAGTGTAAAAATCCCATCGTATGGCAAACATAAATGGGAAAATGTCTCTTCTGAAAACGTCATTGTAATATTTGGAGTAACTCCTCCTTCTTTTTAA
- a CDS encoding D-serine ammonia-lyase — protein sequence MSDISTKTKESLKEKYPLINKLISTEEIFWINPNKKDFEVGIKNTVLTKDDVKDAEDRLKRFAPYIAKVFPETKGMNGIIESRLVRIPSMQQHLEQEYEQEILGQLLLKCDSHLPISGSIKARGGVYEVLKHAEDLALEHNLLTVQDDYSILESNKFRNFFSNYSIAVGSTGNLGLSIGIMSAKLGFNVTVHMSADAKQWKKDLLRSKDVTVIEYTADYSKAVEEGRKQAAENPMCYFIDDENSRHLFLGYAVAASRLQKQLDDLQIKVDENHPLFVYLPCGVGGGPGGVAFGLKLLYQDNAHVFFAEPTHSPCMLLGLMTGLHDGISVQDFGIDNVTDADGLAVGRASGFVGKIIEPFLSGSYTVSDNQLYKLLKGLADTEGIYLEPSALAGILGPSQLCKARIQYLQKNNLIQKMSKGTHIVWGTGGSMVPKEVMKLYYQKGVQLTQEKQI from the coding sequence ATGAGCGACATTTCAACAAAAACTAAAGAAAGTTTGAAAGAAAAATACCCATTAATAAATAAACTAATTTCAACCGAGGAAATATTTTGGATTAATCCAAATAAGAAAGATTTTGAAGTAGGAATTAAAAACACCGTTTTAACTAAAGATGATGTTAAAGATGCTGAAGATAGATTAAAGAGATTTGCTCCATATATTGCAAAAGTTTTCCCCGAAACAAAAGGGATGAACGGTATTATTGAATCTCGTTTAGTGAGAATTCCTTCTATGCAACAACATTTAGAACAGGAGTATGAACAGGAAATATTAGGTCAATTATTACTAAAGTGTGATAGTCACCTTCCTATATCAGGGTCTATTAAAGCAAGGGGAGGAGTATATGAAGTTCTTAAACACGCTGAAGATTTGGCGCTTGAACATAATTTATTAACTGTACAAGATGATTATTCAATTCTTGAGAGTAATAAGTTTCGTAATTTCTTTTCAAACTATTCTATTGCAGTGGGTTCAACAGGAAATCTAGGATTAAGCATTGGTATCATGAGTGCAAAATTAGGATTTAATGTCACAGTTCATATGTCAGCAGATGCAAAACAGTGGAAAAAAGATTTACTTCGAAGTAAAGATGTTACAGTTATTGAATACACAGCTGATTATAGTAAGGCTGTAGAAGAAGGTAGAAAGCAAGCAGCTGAGAATCCTATGTGTTATTTTATTGACGACGAAAATTCAAGACACTTATTTTTAGGATATGCAGTAGCAGCCTCCCGTTTACAAAAACAATTAGATGACCTTCAAATAAAAGTGGACGAAAATCACCCTTTATTTGTTTATCTGCCATGTGGGGTAGGCGGAGGTCCAGGAGGAGTAGCATTTGGTTTGAAATTATTATACCAAGATAATGCGCACGTTTTTTTCGCAGAACCTACCCATTCTCCGTGTATGCTACTAGGTTTAATGACTGGACTGCATGATGGTATATCTGTACAAGATTTCGGCATTGATAATGTAACAGATGCAGATGGACTGGCAGTCGGAAGAGCATCTGGGTTCGTGGGGAAAATCATAGAACCTTTTTTAAGTGGATCTTATACAGTTAGCGACAATCAACTTTATAAGTTATTAAAGGGATTAGCTGATACAGAAGGAATTTATCTTGAACCATCTGCGCTAGCTGGTATATTAGGACCTAGTCAATTATGTAAAGCAAGAATTCAATATCTACAGAAGAATAATTTGATACAAAAAATGAGTAAGGGTACACATATTGTCTGGGGAACAGGTGGTAGTATGGTTCCTAAAGAGGTAATGAAATTGTACTATCAAAAAGGAGTTCAACTGACACAAGAAAAACAAATTTAA
- a CDS encoding APC family permease, translating to MNYLFRKKDIEDISNTNQSKKLKRSLGAFDLILMGMGATIGTGVLVITGLVAARNSGPAISLSFILSAIVCGLVALCYAEFASAIPSSGSAYAYTYVALGEIVAYLVGWSIVGGYTVSIASVAGGWSAYFNSALTQVGIYLPSRLITTPSEGGLINLPAVFIVICMSYLLTRGLTESKKVNNIAVAIKISIVLLFIIIGAFFIEPENWNPFMPFGMGGVFAGAASVFFAFTGFDAISTSAEEVKDPQRNLPRGILGSLLACTIIYVILGSILTGMVSYKELNVGDALAYALDSVGQGWAAVILSVGAVIGIIAVLFAYMFAVPRVLLSMSRDGLLPKLFSTVNSKTHVPTSSTWMICLLGAIVSGLIDLKELADIANMAAILNFALVALSVIVLRKTQPNLKRNFKMPFVPILPILAILFCLFLAFNLSVKTWIYYFSWIAVGLLIYFSYSRNKSILKHRE from the coding sequence ATGAACTACTTATTCAGAAAAAAAGATATTGAGGACATTTCAAATACAAACCAATCAAAAAAATTAAAAAGGTCACTTGGTGCCTTTGATTTAATATTAATGGGGATGGGAGCAACCATTGGTACAGGTGTCTTAGTTATTACAGGGTTAGTAGCTGCAAGAAATTCAGGTCCCGCCATATCTCTTTCTTTTATTCTCTCTGCAATTGTATGTGGTCTAGTAGCTTTATGCTATGCGGAGTTTGCATCGGCTATTCCAAGTTCAGGAAGTGCCTATGCCTACACCTATGTAGCACTAGGAGAGATAGTAGCTTACTTGGTAGGATGGTCTATTGTGGGAGGATATACAGTGTCAATAGCATCTGTTGCCGGGGGATGGTCGGCTTATTTTAATAGTGCACTAACACAGGTAGGAATTTACCTTCCGAGTAGGCTAATCACTACCCCTAGCGAAGGAGGGCTTATAAATTTACCGGCAGTATTTATCGTAATATGTATGTCTTATTTATTAACAAGAGGTCTAACAGAAAGTAAAAAAGTAAATAATATTGCAGTGGCTATCAAAATTTCTATTGTTTTACTGTTTATTATTATTGGCGCATTTTTCATCGAACCTGAAAATTGGAACCCTTTTATGCCATTTGGAATGGGTGGTGTATTTGCTGGAGCAGCCTCAGTATTTTTCGCATTCACTGGTTTTGATGCTATTTCAACATCAGCTGAGGAAGTGAAAGATCCTCAAAGAAACTTACCTCGGGGAATTTTAGGATCTTTACTAGCTTGTACAATTATTTATGTTATTTTAGGATCTATTTTAACAGGAATGGTATCCTATAAAGAGTTAAATGTTGGAGACGCTTTGGCTTATGCACTTGACAGTGTAGGTCAAGGTTGGGCAGCTGTTATTTTATCTGTTGGCGCAGTAATTGGAATTATAGCTGTTTTATTTGCATATATGTTTGCCGTGCCACGTGTTCTACTTTCAATGAGTCGTGATGGATTATTACCTAAATTATTTTCGACAGTCAATAGTAAAACTCACGTTCCTACATCCTCTACATGGATGATTTGTTTATTAGGGGCAATAGTGTCAGGATTAATTGATTTAAAAGAATTAGCAGATATCGCCAATATGGCTGCCATTTTAAACTTTGCACTCGTAGCACTGTCAGTCATTGTATTAAGAAAAACTCAACCAAATTTAAAACGTAATTTTAAAATGCCTTTTGTACCAATTCTCCCAATACTGGCAATCCTTTTTTGCTTATTTTTAGCTTTTAATTTATCAGTAAAAACATGGATTTATTATTTTTCTTGGATAGCAGTAGGCTTACTTATTTATTTTAGTTATTCCCGTAATAAAAGTATACTTAAGCATCGTGAATAA
- a CDS encoding multidrug resistance efflux transporter family protein, which yields MRPIFLGICAAFFFAFTFILNRAMELSGGNWIWSASLRFIFMIPFLLLIVMSRKKLQSLLQVMRENLGTWFLWSFVGFGLFYAPLCFAAAHAPGWIIAGTWQITIISGSLLAPLFIQTIQTSDGVLEKRGKIPIKGMGMSLIILLGIFLMQVEQAKFLAVKDILLGIIPVIVASFAYPLGNRKMMEICGDRLDAYQRVLGMTLASLPFWFLLSLYGLFTTGAPSKEQTIQSILVAICSGVIATILFFKATDMVRGDMQKLAAVEATQSMEVLFAIIGELVLLHSSFPSILSWAGMFIIMLGMISHSYVSHKGEMTHNQDSSA from the coding sequence TTGCGTCCTATTTTTTTAGGTATTTGTGCTGCTTTCTTTTTTGCTTTCACATTTATTCTTAATCGAGCGATGGAATTATCAGGTGGTAACTGGATATGGAGTGCCTCACTAAGGTTTATTTTCATGATCCCCTTTCTTTTACTTATTGTGATGAGTAGGAAAAAACTACAATCGTTATTACAAGTAATGAGAGAAAATCTAGGAACATGGTTTTTATGGAGTTTTGTAGGATTTGGCCTATTTTATGCTCCATTATGTTTTGCGGCTGCACATGCACCAGGATGGATAATTGCTGGAACATGGCAAATTACTATTATATCAGGATCTTTATTAGCTCCTCTTTTCATCCAAACGATTCAAACATCAGATGGGGTTCTTGAGAAAAGAGGGAAAATACCAATAAAAGGAATGGGTATGTCACTTATTATTCTTCTTGGTATTTTCCTTATGCAAGTGGAGCAAGCGAAATTTCTTGCTGTGAAAGATATTTTGTTAGGCATTATACCTGTAATTGTTGCTTCTTTTGCTTATCCACTCGGTAATCGTAAAATGATGGAGATTTGTGGAGACCGTCTGGATGCTTATCAACGTGTACTCGGAATGACATTAGCTAGCTTACCATTTTGGTTTTTACTATCCTTGTATGGGCTTTTTACAACAGGGGCACCTAGTAAAGAGCAAACGATACAATCTATCTTAGTTGCCATTTGTTCAGGTGTAATTGCAACAATTTTATTTTTCAAAGCAACTGATATGGTAAGAGGAGATATGCAAAAACTAGCTGCTGTTGAAGCAACACAATCTATGGAAGTACTTTTTGCTATTATCGGAGAATTAGTTTTATTACATTCTTCATTTCCTTCCATTTTATCTTGGGCTGGTATGTTCATAATAATGTTAGGAATGATATCACACAGCTATGTATCTCATAAAGGTGAAATGACACACAATCAAGATAGTAGTGCCTAA
- a CDS encoding GntR family transcriptional regulator, with the protein MKRDTIKPIKRISFRDEVYLTLKKAIVTLELQPEQRLNDKELAEDFGISRTPVREALKRLEDEGLVESIPGSVTRVAPLNLEEAKHAFTVVAVLHSLAARLAVPLLKESDIQELEFGNKALLLAIEKKDIIKAIEADELFHNVFLDVAGNPEIIRALERSISKIQRLEISQFTSINGLKSVEQHQQIIEACKNKDKETTAHLVEQNWLSLGKLLTYETD; encoded by the coding sequence ATGAAAAGAGATACTATTAAACCCATTAAACGTATATCATTTAGAGATGAAGTATATTTAACTCTAAAAAAAGCAATTGTTACATTAGAACTACAACCTGAGCAACGCTTAAATGATAAAGAATTAGCAGAAGACTTTGGAATTAGTCGTACTCCGGTTAGAGAGGCATTGAAACGCCTTGAGGATGAAGGACTTGTTGAATCTATTCCTGGTTCGGTTACTCGTGTTGCTCCATTAAACCTTGAGGAGGCAAAACACGCATTTACTGTGGTAGCAGTTTTACACTCTTTAGCTGCTCGTTTAGCAGTTCCGCTATTAAAAGAGTCAGATATTCAAGAATTAGAATTCGGCAATAAAGCTTTATTATTAGCTATTGAGAAAAAAGATATTATAAAAGCAATTGAAGCTGATGAGTTATTTCACAATGTTTTTTTAGATGTGGCAGGAAATCCCGAAATCATTCGTGCGTTAGAACGAAGTATATCTAAGATTCAGCGTCTCGAAATTTCTCAATTTACTTCTATAAATGGCTTGAAGTCAGTAGAACAACATCAGCAAATTATAGAGGCGTGTAAAAATAAAGATAAAGAAACAACAGCCCATCTTGTGGAACAAAACTGGTTAAGTCTAGGGAAGTTACTAACTTATGAAACAGATTGA
- a CDS encoding recombinase family protein, translating to MYRPLIKCAIYTRVSTDHQADSTINQEAQGREYISRLGPEYDKTDIIVYRDEVVSGYYTSVFDRAEMKRAIQDAKENKFKLLIFKEVSRVGRDKQENPAIIGVFEQYGVRVIAINDNYDSLNKDNITFDILSVLSEQESKKISSRVSSARRQKARRGQWGGEAPIGYKVNRETKKLEIDPENCYIPKLIFDLYVNHGLGTFKVAEHLNGHGIRTKNGNLWGRVSINRVIRNQAYIGNVVYGTRRNALQREYDDTGKMSKKKVQIKIDKTEWEVAEDVHEPIIEKETFYNAQKILLSKSHGRTPRRAYHPLTGILFCAKCGQGMVCQKRTCKDKEYRYYICKTYHKYGRSVCSQANVNADVLEQDVIDIVKNELNSIPADKVEITGSKTNDIERLGKEIKKNNVKREKLKKDQIDIFNQRELFDESTYQQQMLEIKSQINHIDEEIQIIENQIKVLMEQVAESSTLDYLIEEVKNISLNDPEKLRVLLHDIIKSIELKEKHLQIEFNYDFR from the coding sequence ATGTATAGACCGTTAATTAAATGTGCCATTTATACCCGTGTAAGTACCGACCACCAAGCAGATTCTACAATAAATCAGGAAGCACAAGGCAGAGAGTATATAAGCAGATTAGGGCCGGAATATGACAAGACTGACATAATTGTATATCGAGATGAAGTTGTATCAGGTTATTACACCAGTGTATTCGACAGAGCTGAAATGAAGAGGGCAATACAAGATGCGAAAGAAAATAAGTTCAAGCTCCTAATCTTTAAAGAAGTCAGTCGTGTCGGTAGGGATAAACAAGAAAATCCAGCCATTATCGGGGTTTTTGAACAGTATGGTGTTAGGGTTATAGCAATTAACGATAACTACGATTCATTGAATAAAGACAATATAACTTTCGATATTTTATCTGTTCTATCTGAACAAGAGAGCAAAAAAATATCCTCAAGGGTTAGCAGTGCAAGAAGACAAAAAGCACGTAGGGGACAATGGGGCGGAGAGGCTCCAATAGGTTACAAGGTGAACAGAGAGACTAAGAAATTAGAAATTGACCCAGAAAATTGTTACATACCCAAATTAATCTTTGACTTGTATGTTAATCACGGATTAGGAACGTTCAAGGTGGCTGAACATCTTAACGGGCATGGAATAAGAACAAAGAACGGAAATCTTTGGGGAAGAGTATCTATAAACAGAGTTATTAGAAACCAAGCATATATTGGTAATGTTGTCTATGGCACGAGAAGAAATGCACTTCAAAGGGAATATGACGATACAGGAAAGATGAGCAAAAAGAAAGTTCAGATCAAGATAGATAAAACTGAATGGGAGGTCGCAGAAGATGTCCATGAGCCGATCATTGAGAAAGAAACGTTCTATAATGCTCAAAAAATTCTTCTTTCTAAAAGTCATGGAAGAACGCCTAGACGCGCATACCATCCACTAACTGGTATTTTGTTTTGTGCTAAATGTGGACAAGGAATGGTCTGTCAAAAACGAACATGTAAAGATAAAGAATACAGATATTACATTTGTAAGACGTATCATAAGTACGGTAGAAGTGTGTGCTCACAAGCAAATGTAAATGCTGATGTATTAGAACAGGATGTTATTGATATTGTTAAGAATGAACTAAATTCTATCCCTGCCGATAAAGTTGAAATTACAGGAAGTAAGACCAATGATATAGAACGTTTGGGTAAAGAGATAAAGAAAAACAACGTAAAAAGGGAAAAGTTAAAAAAAGATCAAATAGACATCTTTAATCAAAGAGAATTGTTTGACGAAAGTACTTATCAACAACAGATGCTCGAAATTAAGTCACAAATAAACCATATAGATGAAGAAATACAAATTATTGAAAACCAAATTAAGGTGTTAATGGAACAAGTGGCAGAATCATCAACACTTGACTATCTAATTGAAGAAGTAAAAAATATATCTTTAAATGATCCAGAGAAGTTAAGAGTGCTGTTGCACGATATTATCAAAAGTATTGAGTTAAAAGAAAAGCATTTGCAAATTGAATTTAATTACGACTTTAGATGA
- a CDS encoding recombinase family protein: MTRPINLDVIIHLRKSRKDIEEEKKALETGIPFDTLDKHKRELMELVRREQHNVIKIFEEIVSGEFLSERPEAQEMLRNVEDEECDAVIVMDLDRLGRGDMIDAGTIFRAFKYSETLIITPTEVIDCNAEGAELLFGVKSIIAREELKQINKRLQGGRRRAVKDGRHIAKNPPYGYLRDENLKLYPHPEEAPVVKKIFELLAEGSGRYKVIDYLMRSGYKAPSNKDIWEQSTISYIVKNEVYLGHLVWGKKKHTKRNGRRVTKKLPPELWTRHDNAHEPIVSQELFDRANEAHTGRLRVSRKEGTAISNPLAGIAKCGVCERTLTQTHSYDRPNPQIRCNNPACKSVQKGSLTHFFEEKLISSLEELVEQRKMTQSELSNSAERKNKNEERIIALTNYIQKATTELNEQHSMRETTFEMLERKVYTEELFLQRHKIISDKIKQLEAEMEKSQEEIAQLKIRMKMQAQLIPKIHKVIQAYKSLEDPEQKNNLLKTVIEKVMYIRKKEWLKPEQFELEVILRFPT, from the coding sequence ATGACTAGACCTATAAACCTTGACGTAATTATTCATCTACGAAAAAGCAGAAAAGATATCGAGGAAGAAAAAAAGGCCCTTGAAACGGGGATACCTTTTGATACTCTCGATAAACACAAACGCGAACTTATGGAGCTTGTACGAAGAGAGCAGCATAATGTTATTAAAATCTTTGAGGAAATTGTTTCAGGCGAATTTCTATCCGAAAGACCAGAAGCACAAGAAATGCTACGTAACGTTGAAGATGAAGAATGTGATGCTGTAATCGTAATGGACTTAGATCGTCTTGGTCGTGGGGATATGATCGATGCAGGAACGATCTTTAGGGCTTTTAAATACTCTGAGACGCTCATTATCACCCCTACCGAGGTCATCGACTGTAATGCTGAAGGCGCTGAGCTTTTATTTGGCGTGAAGTCAATTATCGCTCGTGAAGAGTTAAAACAGATCAATAAGCGTCTGCAAGGTGGTCGAAGACGTGCAGTAAAAGATGGTAGACATATCGCAAAAAACCCTCCATATGGATATTTAAGAGACGAAAACCTAAAGCTCTATCCTCATCCTGAAGAAGCTCCAGTTGTGAAAAAAATATTCGAACTACTCGCTGAAGGTTCCGGGCGTTATAAAGTAATAGATTATCTTATGCGCTCAGGATATAAAGCTCCTTCAAACAAAGATATTTGGGAGCAATCTACTATAAGTTATATAGTGAAAAATGAAGTTTATCTTGGTCACCTAGTATGGGGTAAAAAAAAGCATACGAAACGTAACGGAAGAAGAGTAACGAAAAAACTCCCTCCAGAATTATGGACTAGACACGATAACGCACATGAACCGATAGTTAGCCAGGAATTATTTGATAGAGCTAATGAAGCTCACACAGGGCGCTTACGTGTTTCCAGAAAAGAAGGTACAGCTATATCTAACCCTCTTGCTGGTATTGCTAAGTGCGGAGTATGTGAACGTACTTTAACACAAACTCATTCTTACGATAGGCCAAATCCTCAAATAAGATGCAACAACCCAGCATGTAAGTCTGTACAAAAAGGTTCCCTAACTCACTTTTTTGAAGAAAAACTCATATCTAGCTTAGAAGAATTAGTAGAGCAAAGGAAAATGACACAATCAGAATTAAGTAATAGTGCGGAACGAAAAAATAAAAATGAAGAACGAATAATTGCTTTAACTAATTATATTCAAAAAGCCACTACTGAGCTGAACGAACAGCACAGCATGAGGGAAACAACCTTTGAAATGTTAGAACGAAAAGTTTACACTGAGGAATTGTTTTTACAACGCCATAAAATCATTTCTGATAAGATAAAACAACTTGAGGCAGAAATGGAAAAGTCTCAGGAAGAAATTGCTCAATTGAAAATTCGAATGAAAATGCAGGCTCAACTTATCCCTAAAATTCATAAGGTTATTCAAGCATATAAATCTTTAGAAGACCCTGAACAAAAAAATAACCTCCTCAAAACTGTTATTGAGAAGGTTATGTATATTCGTAAGAAAGAATGGTTGAAGCCTGAGCAATTTGAACTTGAAGTTATCTTACGGTTCCCTACATAG